The following proteins are co-located in the Chaetodon trifascialis isolate fChaTrf1 chromosome 14, fChaTrf1.hap1, whole genome shotgun sequence genome:
- the zfyve28 gene encoding lateral signaling target protein 2 homolog isoform X2, protein MNRFRKWLYKPKRTDPQLLAQFYYADEELNQVATELDGLDGRKDPQRCTLLVNQFRSCQDNVLNIINQIMDECIPNDRANRDFAVKFPEEIRHDNLAGQLWFGAECLAAGSIIMNREIESIAMRPLAKDLTRSLEEVRNITRDQALRDLNLYTDRMKDALRHFDSLFAEFELSYVSAMVPVKSPKEYYVQQEVIVLFCETVERALKLGYLTQDMIDDYEPALMFTIPRLAIVCGLVVYSEGPLNLDQKSEDMSELFRPFRTLLKKIRDLLQTLTEDELITLERNLCISQDGELSADQEQATNGSPAPVQEKYSSCRPADDTSKEESEGEQEHLALFVCPSQEEEKLAEVEKGWEEVETERGEEGQEQGLLCEEAEEAELACSMQYDEEELEQLNMMVYRVGDEMSTLLSPPSQGQSPAHKPHRGEAGGSSGASSTEASPHRLLVGRGRTGIYVEEEDRVFLMEDLDAAGDSITSISREACNFVASPSKAPESARPVQRKPGPRPDSTRNGWYSEAQSEQPCPQPRSQNTHCPNAKLPPCTSAPGSEPLPYTNGWEMGLEGTASETAEVIAHRMGGMKLSATVIFNPRSPSLTELAVDKLLLPRPTPSEIEPCGPLVATHCLLNSCVCCGSCEDGHEDALTTETTGLGLGLALGLDKHCKTAAPSTVIQSSACRLPPRGQEPHSKGELTQLTPPSCRCSAETLEEESNFQLCEKCLAPGPGQHAQDCSCSGGGGPSPCNHQLGTEKRQQASGGRQRDKETDKDKPGTKDSRRDTKEDSRRSSSFQNSPLSSVSGSDCESVSVTTCSLSSSAYTPSPVSSLTPSSGTSGDLDQQEIQLALQNAKMAARNKIRSRFHSSSDLIHRLFVCISGVADQLQTNYASDLRSILKTLFEVMATKCEQGDNDKQKRGPVMRSAVLEDCALCQETISSSELAAKAREGQFEDPPDWVPDEACNSCIACKAPFTVIRRKHHCRSCGKIFCSRCSSHSAPLPRYGQVKPVRVCTHCYMFHVTPFYSDKAGI, encoded by the exons agGACGGACCCTCAGCTCCTGGCTCAGTTCTACTATGCTGATGAAGAGCTGAATCAGGTGGCCACTGAGCTGGACGGCCTCGACGGCAGGAAGGACCCTCAGAGATGTACCCTGCTGGTCAACCAGTTCCGATCATGTCAG GACAATGTGTTGAACATTATCAATCAGATCATGGATGAATGTATCCCCAACGACCGGGCCAACAGAGACTTTGCTGTCAAGTTCCCCGAGGAGATTCGTCATGACAACTTGGCCGGGCAGCTGTGGTTTGGAGCTGAG TGTCTGGCTGCCGGCTCCATCATCATGAACAGGGAGATAGAGAGTATAGCAATGAGACCTCTGGCTAAGGACCTCACTCGCAGCCTGGAGGAGGTACGCAACATCACCAGAGACCAGGCCCTGAGAGACCTCAACTTGTACACGGACCGCATGAAGGATGCATTGCGACATTTCGACAGCCTTTTTGCTGAGTTTGAGCTCAG TTATGTGTCAGCCATGGTGCCTGTGAAGTCTCCCAAAGAATACTATGTACAGCAGGAGGTGATCGTGCTCTTCTGTGAGACTGTGGAGAG GGCTCTGAAGCTGGGCTATCTCACACAAGACATGATCGATGACTATGAACCCGCACTGATGTTTACAATTCCCAGACTAGCCATTGTGTG TGGGCTGGTTGTATATTCAGAGGGACCTCTCAACCTCGACCAAAAATCAGAGGACATGTCTGAGCTCTTCCGGCCTTTTCGCACTTTACTGAAGAAAATCAG AGACCTGCTGCAGACCCTGACTGAGGACGAGTTGATTACGCTGGAGAGGAACCTGTGTATCTCTCAGGATGGGGAGTTGTCCGCTGACCAGGAGCAGGCCACAAATGGCTCACCAGCTCCGGTCCAAGAGAAATACTCGTCCTGCAGACCTGCTGATGACACCTCCAAGGAGGAGAGTGAGGGGGAGCAGGAGCATCtggctctgtttgtctgtcccagccaggaggaggagaagctggcAGAAGTGGAAAAGGGCTGGGAGGAGGTGGAAAccgagaggggggaggaggggcaAGAACAGGGCCTGCTGTgcgaggaggcagaggaggccgAGTTGGCCTGCTCCATGCAGTATGATGAGGAGGAACTGGAGCAGCTCAACATGATGGTGTACCGCGTTGGTGATGAGATGTCCACTCTGCTGTCGCCTCCTAGCCAGGGTCAGTCCCCAGCACACAAACCccacagaggagaggcaggaggcTCCAGTGGGGCTTCCAGCACTGAGGCCTCTCCCCACAGGCTGCTCGTGGGTCGGGGAAGGACAGGCATctatgtggaggaggaggacagggtcTTCCTCATGGAGGACCTGGACGCAGCAGGAGACAGCATCACCAGTATCTCAAGAGAGGCCTGTAATTTTGTCGCCTCTCCTTCCAAAGCACCAGAGTCTGCTCGTCCTGTGCAGCGGAAGCCAGGACCACGGCCAGACTCTACCAGAAACGGCTGGTACAGTGAGGCCCAGTCAGAGCAGCCTTGCCCACAGCCACGCAGCCAGAACACACACTGTCCCAATGCAAAGCTCCCTCCATGCACTTCCGCTCCTGGCTCTGAACCCCTGCCTTACACCAACGGGTGGGAGATGGGTTTGGAGGGGACAGCGTCCGAAACAGCTGAGGTCATCGCCCACCGTATGGGTGGGATGAAGTTATCTGCCACAGTCATCTTCAACCCCCGCTCCCCCAGCTTGACAGAGCTGGCCGTGGACAAGCTGCTTCTGCCTCGGCCCACTCCCTCTGAAATTGAGCCCTGCGGCCCTCTGGTGGCCACTCACTGCCTGCTAAACTCCTGCGTCTGCTGTGGGAGCTGTGAGGATGGCCACGAGGACGCCCTCACCACAGAGACCACCGGTCTCGGGTTAGGCCTGGCCCTGGGACTGGATAAACACTGTAAGACTGCAGCCCCCAGCACTGTCATCCAGTCTTCTGCTTGCCGGCTTCCCCCACGAGGTCAAGAGCCTCACAGTAAGGGTGAGCTCACCCAGTTGACTCCCCCTTCTTGCCGCTGCtctgcagagaccctggaaGAAGAATCAAACTTCCAGCTCTGTGAGAAATGCCTGGCTCCAGGGCCAGGCCAGCACGCTCAGGACTGTAGCTGCAGTGGAGGGGGCGGACCCTCCCCATGCAACCACCAGCTGGGTACTGAAAAGAGGCAGCAGGCCAGCGGAGGCCGACAGAGGGACAAGGAGACGGATAAGGACAAGCCAGGAACTAAAGACTCAAGGAGGGACACCaaagaggacagcaggaggagctcCAG TTTTCAGAActctcccctcagctctgtgtcAGGTAGTGACTGTGAGAGTGTGTCGGTCACCACATGTAGTCTGTCAAGCAGCGCATACACTCCCAG CCCTGTCAGCAGTCTGACCCCCAGCTCGGGTACGTCAGGAGACCTGGACCAACAGGAGATCCAGCTGGCCCTGCAAAatgccaagatggctgccagaAACAAGATCCGATCACGCTTCCACAGCAGCAGCGACCTCATCCACCGCCTCTTTGTTTGTATATCAG GTGTTGCCGATCAGCTGCAGACCAACTATGCCAGCGACCTTCGCAGCATCCTCAAGACTCTGTTTGAAGTCATGGCAACCAAGTGTGAGCAGGGTGACAATGATAAGCAAAAGAGAG GTCCTGTTATGCGTAGTGCAGTGCTAGAGGACTGTGCTCTCTGCCAGGAGACCATTTCCTCATCGGAATTGGCAGCCAAGGCCCGGGAGGGCCAGTTCGAAG ACCCTCCGGACTGGGTGCCTGATGAAGCCTGCAACTCCTGCATTGCCTGCAAGGCTCCCTTCACTGTCATCCGCAGGAAGCATCACTGTAGAAGTTGTGGAAAG ATCTTCTGCTCTCGCTGCTCCTCCCATTCTGCACCTTTGCCCCGATATGGCCAGGTGAAGCCTGTCAGGGTGTGCACGCACTGCTACATGTTTCACGTCACCCCATTCTACAGCGACAAAGCTGGCATCTGA